The Apis mellifera strain DH4 linkage group LG16, Amel_HAv3.1, whole genome shotgun sequence genome has a segment encoding these proteins:
- the LOC102653780 gene encoding cilia- and flagella-associated protein 251: MIFSYNLRSLPFDGFLLICLSLAICWTPANAKIYDNRLTTDDHSWIRRSREAPYDVVPSEHSPSYASFLESRRNYRAAFDSVKPKDWLSFSASKKVPTENKNFKKVLSPFYTITDKDSQKYKDMVMKSGVPYCQEIKTRRVKDSMICYKCKNPKNGASYEQCSYNGSQPFTGSAGNIEQSSTGFRNRRSNPSDEGFSGFKDYGRGDNPYRFNDKIFSEGTDDVPAEYKKKNEKCEKVIKDSMMCMVCKDTKSNAKYEQCTYIRQPAEKKYTYTKSSSVKNPRESEKDGEENGERSNRKYFETKPVKEEYSSSEDKEGKEEYKDSTSNCKKIQKDSKTCTVCKDPKTGGNYERCSYAYEPNDKVYKFSRTKSFGYPASSSKDDDSSESGQDEEKRAKSELEEYRRDYSIPESYYDKSHSSPLTSYFKDDEPGSSYRQAASQNSKLISEDDDDYLSGYEKSKSESEKVAKSIEPSHCKEVQKDSMTCKICKDPKTGSNSEQCSYKYQPSDKSYSYSKSRSIGSPTESNDDKSYDESEKKEERQKLPYEKEGYDYSSDKSSYITDQASKREFPTSDESKSEEMEKSLKSAPKKSDVGFYDAFKKKEEIQKVLREFQKEDRSNCKKLMRDKMTCYQCVDDKGFKKEECAFVTSEEPAEDKIDYREAKEEPTKKIPRSVIENLDDVPIEPEASASGKVYVQRELPPNKSSGNTEASKETEPYEYVEETKPVFDKILGFTLPAYMLTTSEHEEEFDKIMSGGKI, from the coding sequence ATATGCCTGAGTTTGGCCATCTGTTGGACGCCGGCAAACGCCAAGATCTACGACAATCGTTTAACAACCGACGATCACTCGTGGATTCGTAGAAGCCGCGAGGCTCCTTATGACGTTGTCCCTTCGGAACATTCTCCATCTTACGCCAGCTTCTTAGAATCACGGAGGAATTATCGCGCGGCATTCGACTCGGTCAAACCCAAGGATTGGCTCTCGTTTTCGGCCAGCAAGAAGGTTCCCactgaaaacaaaaatttcaaaaaggtATTATCCCCGTTCTACACCATCACTGACAAGGATTCCCAAAAGTACAAGGACATGGTGATGAAATCTGGGGTCCCGTATTGTCAAGAGATCAAAACCAGACGCGTGAAGGACAGCATGATCTGTTACAAATGCAAAAACCCTAAAAATGGAGCCAGCTACGAGCAGTGCTCTTACAATGGTTCACAACCATTCACCGGTTCTGCCGGTAATATCGAACAAAGTTCGACAGGGTTCAGAAACAGGAGATCCAACCCCTCTGACGAGGGGTTCTCCGGTTTCAAGGATTACGGAAGAGGGGACAATCCGTACAGATTCAACGACAAGATATTTTCAGAGGGGACGGACGATGTGCCGGCAGAgtataagaagaaaaacgaaaaatgcgAGAAGGTGATCAAGGATTCCATGATGTGCATGGTGTGCAAAGATACCAAGAGTAATGCCAAATACGAGCAATGCACCTATATCAGGCAACCGGCAGAGAAGAAATACACTTACACCAAATCTAGCTCTGTTAAAAATCCTAGAGAATCTGAGAAGGATGGTGAGGAAAATGGGGAAAGATCTAATAGAAAATACTTTGAAACTAAACCAGTTAAGGAAGAATACTCGAGTTCTGAggataaagaaggaaaagaagagtaTAAAGACTCGACTAGCAATTGCAAGAAGATTCAAAAAGATTCCAAGACTTGCACGGTGTGCAAAGATCCCAAAACGGGTGGAAATTACGAGAGATGCTCCTACGCCTATGAACCGAAcgataaagtttataaatttagcaGGACAAAGAGTTTTGGATATCCTGCAAGTTCTTCCAAAGATGATGATTCCAGCGAGTCCGGTCAGGATGAAGAGAAGAGAGCTAAAAGCGAACTCGAGGAATACAGGAGAGACTATTCCATTCCAGAAAGCTACTACGACAAGAGTCACTCCTCTCCGTTAACCTCTTACTTCAAGGATGACGAACCTGGGTCCAGTTATCGTCAAGCTGCTTcccaaaattctaaattaatctcTGAGGACGACGATGATTATTTGTCCGGCTACGAGAAATCCAAATCAGAATCCGAGAAAGTTGCCAAAAGTATCGAACCGAGCCACTGCAAAGAAGTTCAGAAAGATTCCATGACTTGCAAGATTTGCAAGGATCCTAAAACTGGAAGCAATTCCGAGCAATGCTCGTATAAATATCAACCGAGCGATAAAAGTTACTCTTACTCGAAATCTAGGTCAATTGGCAGCCCAACAGAGTCGAACGATGACAAATCTTACGATGAATCtgagaagaaagaggagaggcaAAAGTTGCCCTACGAAAAGGAAGGTTATGATTACTCTTCTGATAAAAGTTCCTACATTACCGATCAAGCCAGCAAAAGAGAATTTCCAACTTCCGACGAATCCAAATctgaagaaatggaaaaatcgtTGAAATCTGCTCCGAAAAAGAGCGATGTAGGTTTCTACGATGCGtttaagaagaaagaggagatcCAGAAGGTTCTTCGGGAATTTCAAAAGGAAGATCGTTCCAATTGTAAGAAATTAATGAGAGATAAAATGACTTGTTATCAATGTGTCGACGATAAAGGATTCAAAAAAGAGGAATGTGCTTTTGTGACTTCGGAAGAACCAGCTGAGGATAAAATCGATTATAGAGAGGCGAAAGAGGAACCGACCAAAAAGATTCCCAGGTCGGTTATTGAAAATCTGGATGATGTACCCATCGAACCAGAAGCTTCTGCCAGTGGGAAGGTATACGTGCAACGAGAATTACCACCTAACAAGAGTTCTGGAAACACCGAGGCATCCAAGGAGACTGAACCATATGAATACGTAGAGGAAACTAAACCTGTGTTCGATAAGATTCTTGGATTCACACTTCCAGCGTACATGCTGACTACTTCTGAACACGAAGAGGAGTTTGATAAGATTATGTCGGgcggaaaaatttga